From Carassius gibelio isolate Cgi1373 ecotype wild population from Czech Republic chromosome B21, carGib1.2-hapl.c, whole genome shotgun sequence, the proteins below share one genomic window:
- the LOC127985922 gene encoding protein sprouty homolog 2, with product MDPVPPFRMDPESLDLQQVPVLSIDQIRALRANNDYVERPVALEPASQVAFYPNDERHPQMSRSQSQHQHSHLAHLSRSSTVSSMSRGSAASDQRLLAGLTSSHSGLAVVRSQPKGDLKPDSLGKGLTEDEDLGLHLFICERCGHCKCQECCAPRSLPSCWTCGQRCLCSAENVLEYGTCLCCVKGLFYHCSADKEDNCADRPCSCAPAHACSRWSAMAFLALCLPCLCCYPPAKLCLTLCQRGYDRATRPGCRCSNTNAVCRKISATNPVPFRKTLEKPV from the coding sequence ATGGATCCAGTACCACCTTTTCGGATGGACCCTGAAAGCCTGGATCTTCAGCAGGTCCCTGTATTGTCCATTGACCAGATCCGTGCTTTAAGGGCTAATAATGACTATGTGGAACGCCCTGTGGCGCTGGAGCCTGCTTCTCAGGTTGCCTTCTATCCAAACGATGAACGGCATCCTCAGATGTCTCGCAGCCAAAGTCAGCATCAACATTCCCACTTGGCCCACTTAAGTCGCTCCAGTACTGTGAGCTCCATGTCCCGGGGCAGTGCTGCTTCAGACCAGAGACTTCTTGCAGGATTAACGTCCTCCCATTCTGGTCTAGCTGTGGTGAGGTCCCAGCCCAAAGGTGACTTGAAACCCGACTCACTCGGCAAAGGACTGACTGAAGATGAGGACTTGGGCCTGCATCTCTTCATCTGTGAACGCTGTGGCCACTGCAAGTGCCAGGAGTGCTGTGCCCCTCGTAGCTTGCCCTCCTGCTGGACCTGTGGCCAGCGCTGCTTGTGTTCTGCGGAAAACGTCTTGGAGTATGGCACCTGCCTCTGCTGTGTGAAGGGTCTGTTCTACCACTGCTCGGCAGATAAGGAGGACAACTGTGCCGACCGACCATGCTCTTGCGCCCCAGCTCATGCCTGCTCCCGCTGGAGTGCTATGGCCTTCCTGGCACTCTGCCTGCCGTGCCTGTGCTGCTACCCTCCTGCCAAGCTGTGCCTCACTCTGTGCCAGCGTGGCTATGATCGCGCCACCCGTCCCGGCTGCCGATGCAGCAACACCAACGCTGTGTGCCGTAAGATCTCTGCCACCAACCCTGTGCCCTTTCGCAAAACCTTGGAAAAGCCTGTATGA